A region of Candidatus Polarisedimenticolia bacterium DNA encodes the following proteins:
- a CDS encoding TIGR03118 family protein, which yields MKSMTGLFVLLVAAALATAAIADDVYLPTDLVSDQPGVAPILDTHLVNGWGIAVPPSSGAFWVSSEGAGLSVLYSGDVGPNPLAKAPLEVSIPGGHPTGVVFNTIVGVSDFVIASGSSAAPATFIFASLAGEVTGWSPAVSQTSAQLAFQATDGAIYTGIALGNNGAGNFLYLADFHNRKIDVLNASFQVAHLAGSFTDSDLPGDYAPFNVAILGGRLHVAYAKQDADGEEEITGPHLGFIDVFDLNGNFLQRLVSQGRLNAPWAMVVAPAGFGQFSGDLLVGNFGDGRINAYDPATGAFVGTLSQSSNDPIEIDGLWGLAFGNGTTAGSATSLYYAAGPSDETHGLFGKITANPAGTSPVHAAVTGGNLVITGSRENDRIGVQMDDKTQRLLVLADEHEVGSFDPASVSRIQLLGFAGDDRFKIARDVAIPAILDGGAGNDNLSGGGGANLILGGPGDDTLLGSAGRDILIGGEGADRLRGNDEDDLLIGGSTAYDGDLTAWLAIQGEWISGESYAERVDHLRNGLEGLPKLDGTTVLDDAAKDFLSGNQGLDWFFAGPDDSLDLESGEQQN from the coding sequence ATGAAGTCCATGACCGGATTGTTCGTATTGCTGGTGGCCGCGGCTCTGGCGACGGCCGCCATCGCCGACGACGTCTATCTGCCGACCGATCTGGTGTCGGACCAGCCCGGCGTCGCGCCGATCCTGGATACGCACCTGGTCAACGGCTGGGGGATCGCGGTGCCCCCGAGCAGCGGCGCGTTTTGGGTGTCCTCGGAAGGCGCGGGCCTGAGCGTCCTCTACTCGGGGGACGTGGGTCCAAATCCGCTCGCGAAAGCCCCGCTGGAGGTCTCGATTCCGGGAGGGCATCCGACCGGCGTCGTCTTCAACACCATCGTCGGCGTCAGCGATTTCGTGATCGCCTCGGGAAGCTCCGCGGCGCCGGCGACGTTTATCTTTGCGTCGCTCGCGGGAGAGGTGACCGGCTGGAGCCCCGCCGTATCGCAGACCAGCGCCCAGCTGGCGTTCCAGGCGACGGATGGCGCGATCTACACCGGCATCGCCCTGGGCAACAACGGCGCGGGCAATTTCCTGTACCTGGCCGACTTCCACAATCGAAAAATCGACGTCCTGAACGCCAGCTTCCAAGTGGCGCACCTGGCCGGATCGTTCACCGACTCCGACCTGCCCGGCGACTATGCCCCCTTCAACGTCGCCATCCTGGGCGGCAGGCTCCACGTCGCCTACGCGAAGCAGGATGCGGACGGCGAGGAGGAGATCACGGGTCCGCATCTCGGCTTCATCGACGTGTTCGACCTGAACGGCAACTTCCTCCAGCGGCTGGTGTCGCAGGGGCGGCTCAACGCCCCCTGGGCAATGGTCGTCGCCCCGGCGGGGTTCGGGCAGTTCAGCGGGGATCTGCTGGTCGGCAACTTCGGGGACGGCCGGATCAACGCTTATGATCCGGCGACCGGGGCGTTCGTCGGGACGCTCAGCCAATCTTCGAACGATCCGATCGAGATCGACGGCCTGTGGGGGCTCGCGTTCGGCAACGGCACCACCGCGGGAAGCGCCACTTCGCTGTATTACGCCGCCGGCCCGAGCGACGAGACGCACGGGCTCTTCGGGAAGATCACGGCGAATCCCGCGGGAACGAGCCCGGTTCACGCGGCCGTTACGGGAGGCAACCTCGTGATCACCGGAAGTCGGGAAAACGACCGGATCGGCGTGCAGATGGACGACAAGACCCAGCGCCTCCTCGTCCTGGCCGACGAGCACGAGGTCGGCTCGTTCGATCCGGCATCGGTGAGCCGCATTCAGCTCCTGGGTTTCGCCGGCGACGACCGGTTCAAGATCGCGAGGGACGTGGCGATTCCGGCGATTCTCGACGGCGGCGCGGGGAACGACAACCTGAGCGGCGGAGGGGGCGCCAACCTGATCCTGGGCGGCCCGGGAGACGACACCCTCCTCGGCTCGGCAGGCCGCGACATCCTGATCGGAGGCGAGGGCGCCGACCGCCTGCGCGGCAACGACGAGGACGATCTCCTGATCGGCGGATCGACGGCTTATGACGGCGACCTCACCGCCTGGCTGGCGATCCAGGGCGAATGGATCTCGGGCGAATCTTACGCGGAGCGCGTCGACCACCTCCGCAACGGCTTGGAAGGGCTGCCGAAGCTCGATGGCACGACGGTTCTCGACGACGCGGCCAAGGACTTCCTCAGCGGGAACCAGGGACTCGATTGGTTCTTCGCGGGACCGGACGATTCGCTCGACCTCGAATCGGGAGAGCAGCAGAACTGA
- a CDS encoding prepilin-type N-terminal cleavage/methylation domain-containing protein, which yields MRKQSGFTLIELLIVVAILGIIAAIAMASLTNALDKGKQKRSMVDLHSISEAVELYHIDHATYPMGVSDWPTLKTYISPFFIKTPPQGDGWDHTWSVATPADGSSYTVVSLGKDGFQGTWSGGMTSNFNCDIVFSDGQFFQWPQGTQS from the coding sequence ATGCGCAAACAAAGCGGTTTCACCCTCATCGAGCTACTCATCGTCGTCGCGATCCTCGGAATCATCGCCGCCATCGCCATGGCGAGCCTGACTAACGCCCTCGATAAGGGAAAGCAGAAGCGCTCGATGGTGGACCTGCATTCCATTTCGGAGGCGGTCGAGCTCTATCATATCGATCATGCGACCTACCCGATGGGCGTGTCGGACTGGCCCACGCTCAAGACCTACATCTCGCCGTTCTTCATCAAGACCCCGCCGCAGGGAGACGGCTGGGATCACACCTGGAGCGTCGCGACGCCCGCCGACGGCTCGAGCTACACCGTCGTCAGCCTGGGTAAGGACGGGTTTCAGGGAACTTGGTCCGGCGGAATGACCTCAAATTTCAACTGCGACATCGTCTTCTCCGACGGTCAGTTCTTCCAGTGGCCCCAGGGTACCCAGAGCTAG
- a CDS encoding glycine C-acetyltransferase: MPKLDFIPQELAALKEQGLYINVRVVDSPQGAWINVDGRKVLNLCSNNYLGFANHDLLKRRAQKAIETLGVGPAAVRTIAGTLSIHRELESRMARFKGVEAALGFQSGFCANLAALGALAGPEDVIFSDELNHASIIDGSRLSRAKVVRYAHADPADLRAKLRAEAAARRRLVVTDGVFSMDGDIAPLPELCSVAAEFEALVMVDDAHGEGVLGRSGRGIVDHFGLHGKVDLEVGTLSKAFGVVGGIVAGSRDVVDYVEQKGRPLLFSSAVPPADVAACIAAIDVLERSSEPVDRLWANTRRFKEGMRALGFDLGRSETPITPVMIGDPKLAGAFSRKLFEEGIFAMSIGYPTVARDKARIRVMNSAAHSDEDLSFALEVFGRVGRELAILR; the protein is encoded by the coding sequence ATGCCCAAGCTCGATTTCATTCCCCAGGAACTCGCCGCGCTGAAGGAGCAGGGGCTCTACATCAACGTCCGCGTCGTCGATTCCCCGCAGGGAGCCTGGATCAACGTCGACGGGCGAAAAGTCCTGAATCTCTGCTCCAACAACTATCTCGGCTTCGCCAACCACGATCTGCTCAAGCGCCGCGCCCAGAAGGCGATCGAAACGCTCGGCGTCGGGCCGGCCGCCGTGCGGACGATCGCCGGCACGCTTTCGATCCACCGCGAGCTGGAAAGCCGCATGGCCCGCTTCAAGGGCGTGGAGGCCGCGCTCGGGTTTCAATCGGGGTTCTGCGCGAATCTGGCGGCTCTCGGGGCCTTGGCCGGTCCGGAAGACGTCATCTTCTCCGACGAGCTGAATCACGCCAGCATCATCGACGGCTCGCGCCTCTCCCGCGCCAAGGTCGTCCGCTACGCCCATGCGGATCCCGCGGACCTCCGCGCCAAGCTGCGCGCCGAGGCCGCGGCGCGACGCCGGCTCGTCGTGACCGACGGCGTGTTCAGCATGGACGGCGACATCGCCCCCCTGCCCGAGCTGTGCTCCGTCGCGGCGGAATTCGAGGCCCTGGTCATGGTGGACGACGCCCACGGCGAGGGGGTGCTGGGGAGATCGGGCCGCGGAATCGTCGATCACTTCGGGCTGCACGGGAAGGTCGATCTTGAGGTCGGGACGCTGTCCAAGGCGTTCGGCGTGGTGGGCGGCATCGTCGCCGGCAGCCGGGACGTGGTGGACTACGTGGAGCAGAAGGGGCGGCCCTTGCTGTTCTCCAGCGCGGTCCCGCCGGCCGACGTGGCGGCCTGCATCGCCGCCATCGACGTGCTGGAGCGCTCCTCCGAGCCGGTGGATCGCCTGTGGGCCAATACCCGCCGGTTCAAGGAGGGGATGCGCGCCCTCGGCTTCGATCTCGGGCGGAGCGAGACGCCGATCACACCCGTCATGATCGGCGATCCCAAGCTCGCCGGCGCGTTCTCGCGAAAGCTCTTCGAGGAAGGAATCTTCGCCATGTCGATCGGATATCCGACGGTGGCGCGCGATAAGGCGCGGATCCGGGTCATGAACTCGGCCGCGCATTCCGACGAAGACCTGAGCTTCGCCTTGGAAGTCTTCGGCAGGGTGGGGCGGGAGCTGGCGATCCTGCGCTGA
- a CDS encoding DUF2238 domain-containing protein, with the protein MKGKPIIKSYERYAGALGLIFLLWFIVLAIRPLDRQDWALENALVLVIVGTLVATRKLFPFSRISYTLLFLFLCLHEVGAHYTYAKVPYDHWLAALTGGRYEHVAALHRNHFDRLAHFSFGLLCAYPIREVFLRVAEARGFWGYYLPLDVTMAFSMLFEILEWIIAKIFGGDLGIAYLGSQGDVWDAQKDMGLACLGAILAMTLTAAINLRLQRDFGREWAESLRVKGRRPLGENALVRLLTRRKRKPRLSA; encoded by the coding sequence TTGAAAGGCAAGCCGATCATCAAGAGTTACGAGCGCTACGCCGGCGCCCTGGGGCTGATCTTCCTGCTCTGGTTCATCGTCCTCGCCATCCGGCCGCTCGATCGGCAGGACTGGGCCCTGGAAAACGCGCTCGTCCTGGTAATCGTCGGGACCCTGGTCGCGACCCGGAAGCTTTTTCCATTCTCCCGCATCTCCTACACCCTTCTCTTCCTCTTCCTGTGCCTCCACGAGGTCGGAGCCCACTACACCTACGCGAAAGTCCCTTACGATCACTGGCTGGCGGCGCTGACCGGCGGCCGCTACGAGCACGTCGCCGCGCTGCACCGGAACCACTTCGATCGCCTGGCTCATTTCTCTTTCGGACTGTTGTGCGCCTACCCGATCCGCGAGGTCTTCCTGCGCGTCGCCGAGGCCCGCGGCTTCTGGGGATACTATCTGCCTCTCGACGTCACGATGGCCTTCTCCATGCTCTTCGAGATCCTGGAGTGGATCATCGCGAAGATCTTTGGCGGGGACCTGGGGATCGCCTACCTGGGGTCCCAGGGGGACGTCTGGGACGCTCAAAAAGACATGGGCCTCGCTTGCCTGGGGGCGATCCTGGCGATGACGCTCACGGCCGCGATCAATCTGCGCCTCCAGCGCGATTTCGGGCGGGAATGGGCGGAGAGCCTGCGGGTCAAGGGGCGGCGGCCCCTCGGCGAGAACGCTCTGGTCAGGCTGCTGACGAGGCGGAAGCGGAAGCCGCGTCTCAGCGCCTGA
- a CDS encoding PilZ domain-containing protein has protein sequence MALKTAEFERRARDRSRRRIAVRYGVEETALHLGYTSDLGEKGLFLQGNNLYPPDTILTLVLDGPEGKRSARGVVRWVKEVPQAFRRSLRGGMGIELLAD, from the coding sequence GTGGCCTTGAAGACCGCCGAATTCGAACGCAGGGCCCGGGACCGGAGCCGGCGCCGGATCGCCGTGCGCTACGGCGTGGAAGAGACGGCGCTGCATCTTGGATACACCTCCGATCTCGGGGAGAAAGGCCTCTTCCTGCAAGGCAACAACCTCTATCCTCCCGACACCATCCTGACCCTGGTTCTGGATGGCCCCGAAGGAAAGCGCTCGGCCCGCGGCGTGGTCCGCTGGGTGAAGGAAGTTCCCCAGGCCTTCCGCCGCAGCCTGCGAGGCGGCATGGGGATCGAGCTGCTCGCCGACTAG
- the thiE gene encoding thiamine phosphate synthase produces MRFELYVLTDPALTRDRPLLPIVAAALAAGATAVQLRDKSASPRDLLPLGAEMRRMAHRHQAAFLVNDRVDLALVLEADGVHVGPEDLPPLEARRLLPRPRLLGVSARTPQAALSAERAGADYLGAGPVFPTSTKPDAGPALGLEGLSAIVKAVSIPVVGIGGIHAANAASVIEAGAAGIAVISAVMAAEDPEKAVRDLLASIGAPLRRRRTEEEREETGRARE; encoded by the coding sequence ATGCGCTTCGAACTGTACGTCCTGACCGATCCCGCCCTGACGCGAGACCGCCCCCTCCTGCCGATCGTGGCCGCTGCCCTGGCGGCGGGCGCTACGGCCGTCCAGCTGCGCGACAAGAGCGCCTCCCCGCGCGACCTCCTGCCCCTGGGCGCCGAAATGCGCAGGATGGCGCACCGGCATCAGGCCGCGTTCCTCGTCAACGATCGCGTCGATCTGGCCCTCGTCCTGGAGGCGGACGGGGTTCACGTGGGTCCCGAGGATCTTCCGCCTCTGGAAGCGCGGCGCCTCCTGCCCAGGCCGCGGCTCCTGGGGGTCTCGGCCCGAACTCCCCAGGCGGCCCTCTCCGCCGAGAGAGCGGGGGCCGACTACCTGGGAGCCGGTCCCGTCTTCCCTACCTCCACGAAGCCCGACGCCGGTCCAGCGCTCGGCCTGGAAGGTCTATCGGCCATCGTGAAGGCCGTCTCGATTCCGGTGGTTGGGATCGGCGGGATTCACGCCGCCAACGCCGCTTCGGTGATCGAGGCCGGAGCCGCGGGGATCGCGGTGATCTCCGCGGTGATGGCGGCCGAAGATCCCGAGAAGGCGGTGCGCGACCTCCTGGCGTCGATAGGCGCGCCACTTCGCCGACGCCGGACAGAGGAAGAGCGGGAGGAAACCGGGAGGGCCCGCGAATGA
- a CDS encoding AIR synthase family protein, protein MSGKLPPMGKISPEFFERVIFPHLGAPSSKVLVGPRHGVDVGIIEVAEGIVMALTTDPVFVVPEYGWERAAWFAVHILASDAATSALPPAFAAFDLNLPLSITEEELEILWRSIDAECRALGISVVAGHTARYEGCAYPMVGGGMVAAIGPANRYVTPAMAEPGDQVLITKGPAIEATALFGVTFPERIEKELGAGTAREAAGLFQRMTVVQDCRVAAAIGVRNRGVTAMHDATECGLFGGLVEVAQASGVGMRIEKEAIPVPEAVSRVCGHFGIDPFTSISEGTLIVTCKPYRAQALLAAWSGVSIPAALIGEVTEKEQGIVLAEGGAESELAHPGVDPFWAAYGEALTAARRA, encoded by the coding sequence ATGAGCGGGAAGCTTCCACCCATGGGGAAAATCTCCCCGGAGTTCTTCGAGCGCGTCATTTTTCCCCATCTGGGGGCGCCTTCCTCCAAAGTTCTGGTCGGTCCCCGCCATGGCGTCGACGTCGGCATCATCGAGGTGGCCGAGGGGATCGTGATGGCCCTCACCACCGATCCGGTGTTCGTGGTTCCGGAGTACGGCTGGGAGCGCGCCGCGTGGTTCGCCGTGCACATCCTCGCCTCCGACGCCGCCACGTCGGCGCTGCCGCCGGCCTTCGCCGCGTTCGATCTCAACCTGCCGCTGTCGATCACCGAGGAAGAGCTGGAAATCCTCTGGCGGAGCATCGACGCCGAATGCCGCGCCCTGGGGATAAGCGTCGTCGCCGGCCACACGGCGCGCTACGAGGGATGCGCCTATCCGATGGTCGGTGGCGGCATGGTGGCGGCGATCGGCCCCGCGAACCGCTACGTGACGCCCGCCATGGCCGAGCCGGGAGATCAGGTCCTGATCACCAAGGGACCGGCGATCGAGGCCACCGCCCTCTTCGGCGTCACCTTTCCGGAGCGGATCGAGAAGGAGCTCGGGGCCGGGACGGCGCGCGAGGCCGCCGGCCTCTTCCAACGGATGACGGTGGTGCAGGATTGCCGCGTGGCCGCGGCGATTGGCGTCCGGAATCGTGGCGTGACGGCGATGCACGACGCCACGGAATGCGGTCTGTTCGGAGGGCTGGTCGAGGTGGCGCAGGCCTCCGGCGTGGGGATGCGCATCGAGAAGGAAGCCATTCCGGTGCCGGAGGCGGTCTCCCGGGTGTGCGGCCATTTCGGCATCGATCCCTTCACCTCCATCAGTGAAGGCACGCTCATCGTCACCTGCAAGCCCTATCGAGCCCAGGCGCTGCTCGCCGCCTGGTCCGGAGTCTCGATCCCGGCCGCCCTGATCGGCGAGGTGACGGAGAAGGAGCAGGGGATCGTGCTGGCCGAAGGGGGCGCGGAGTCCGAGCTGGCGCACCCCGGCGTGGATCCGTTCTGGGCGGCGTACGGAGAGGCTCTGACGGCGGCACGGCGGGCCTGA
- a CDS encoding UXX-star (seleno)protein family 1 — protein sequence MAEKVLIFGKEGUPYTQEAREAYAQKGGPVEYFDVKSDPALLTKMLSHSKGQRRVPVIVEAGRVTIGYGGT from the coding sequence ATGGCCGAGAAGGTTCTCATCTTCGGGAAGGAAGGCTGACCCTACACGCAGGAGGCCCGTGAGGCTTACGCGCAGAAGGGCGGCCCGGTCGAGTACTTCGACGTGAAGAGCGATCCGGCGCTGCTGACGAAGATGCTCTCCCATTCCAAGGGCCAGCGGCGCGTTCCCGTGATCGTCGAGGCGGGCCGCGTCACCATCGGTTACGGAGGCACGTGA
- the thiD gene encoding bifunctional hydroxymethylpyrimidine kinase/phosphomethylpyrimidine kinase: protein MSRARTTPRALTIAGSDSGGGAGIQADLKTFAAFGVYGTSALVALTAQNTREVRAIHEVPAEFVVAQIDAVLQDIGTDAAKTGMLASRTLVETVVEAVRRHRIPNLVVDPVMVSKSGSVLLQADAVEAVRRGLVPLARVITPNLPEAEILTGRTLASPAAVREAAREIHRMGARHVVIKGGHAEGEPLDVLFDGESFTEFAGARIRTRCDHGTGCTFSAAITALLALGEGARSAVGEAKRYVEEAMRRARPVGSGHGPLNHFQRFSGGFQKSR from the coding sequence ATGAGCCGCGCCCGGACGACGCCGCGGGCCCTGACGATCGCGGGCTCCGATTCGGGAGGGGGCGCGGGCATCCAGGCCGACCTGAAGACGTTCGCGGCCTTCGGCGTCTACGGTACGAGCGCGCTCGTCGCGCTCACCGCCCAGAACACGCGGGAGGTTCGGGCCATTCACGAGGTTCCCGCCGAATTCGTCGTCGCCCAGATCGACGCGGTGCTGCAGGACATCGGGACGGACGCGGCCAAGACGGGGATGCTCGCCAGCCGCACTCTCGTCGAGACGGTGGTGGAGGCGGTGCGGCGGCACCGGATCCCGAATCTCGTCGTGGATCCGGTGATGGTCTCGAAATCGGGCTCCGTGCTTCTGCAGGCGGACGCCGTGGAGGCGGTGCGCCGCGGACTCGTTCCGCTGGCCCGGGTGATCACGCCGAACCTCCCCGAGGCGGAGATCCTGACGGGACGGACCCTTGCCTCGCCGGCCGCCGTGCGGGAGGCGGCGCGGGAAATTCATCGAATGGGCGCGCGGCACGTGGTGATCAAGGGGGGGCATGCCGAAGGGGAGCCGCTCGATGTCCTGTTCGACGGCGAATCGTTCACGGAGTTTGCCGGAGCGCGTATCCGGACCCGGTGCGATCACGGCACGGGATGCACATTTTCGGCTGCCATTACGGCGCTTCTCGCGCTCGGGGAAGGAGCTCGCTCGGCGGTCGGGGAGGCGAAGCGCTACGTGGAGGAGGCGATGCGGCGGGCGCGGCCCGTCGGCTCAGGTCACGGGCCGCTGAATCACTTTCAGCGCTTCAGCGGTGGGTTTCAGAAATCACGCTAA
- a CDS encoding ASCH domain-containing protein, with amino-acid sequence MDPPARRCIRFSEGALEDILSGRKRITFRAGRRRFLSGEIVEGKCAEGAVLRLRITACECKPLKEVTEEEARDDLFESREVVLQGMRKFYPSMTWETEISLIRFELAPEGAST; translated from the coding sequence ATGGATCCCCCGGCTCGCCGTTGCATCCGCTTCTCCGAAGGGGCGCTGGAGGACATCCTCTCCGGCAGAAAGCGGATCACCTTTCGCGCCGGCCGCCGCAGGTTCCTATCCGGCGAGATCGTCGAGGGAAAATGCGCCGAAGGCGCCGTCCTCCGGCTCCGGATCACCGCCTGCGAATGCAAGCCCCTGAAGGAGGTGACGGAGGAAGAGGCGAGGGACGACCTTTTCGAGAGCCGGGAGGTGGTCCTCCAGGGGATGCGGAAGTTCTATCCGTCGATGACCTGGGAGACCGAAATCAGCCTGATCCGCTTCGAGCTGGCGCCGGAAGGCGCATCGACCTGA
- a CDS encoding cold shock domain-containing protein: protein MPTGKIKRLMKDRGFGFIRGNDGQEVFFHQSSLDGLSFESLSEGVEVDFEIEQSPKGPRAGKVRAAGSR, encoded by the coding sequence ATGCCCACCGGAAAGATCAAACGACTGATGAAGGATCGGGGATTCGGCTTCATTCGCGGCAACGACGGCCAGGAGGTGTTCTTCCACCAGAGCTCGCTGGACGGCTTGAGCTTCGAATCGTTGTCCGAAGGAGTCGAGGTCGATTTCGAAATCGAGCAGTCTCCGAAGGGACCTCGGGCCGGCAAGGTGCGCGCGGCCGGCAGCCGTTGA
- a CDS encoding M48 family metallopeptidase, with product MRRLKRRAAASLFSPPRKRADHSGLMSRVRQDAERIARHFGLTYREIAPEKPQVKRRYGVCYADGRIAVRLTHAKTGAALKYSSLINTVCHELAHLKHFNHGPRFKSYYFQILEYARREGIYRPGKSNPPPAAMQLELFAGELTRSAGMARRFED from the coding sequence GTGAGGCGTTTGAAGCGGCGGGCGGCCGCCTCCCTGTTTTCTCCCCCTCGGAAAAGAGCCGATCATTCCGGCCTGATGTCGCGGGTCCGGCAGGACGCGGAGCGGATCGCGCGCCACTTCGGCTTGACCTACCGCGAGATCGCCCCGGAAAAGCCCCAGGTCAAGCGCCGCTACGGCGTCTGCTATGCCGACGGGCGGATCGCGGTGCGGCTGACGCATGCGAAGACCGGGGCCGCCCTCAAGTATTCGAGCCTGATCAACACGGTGTGCCACGAGCTGGCGCACCTGAAGCACTTCAACCACGGCCCCCGCTTCAAGTCCTATTACTTCCAAATCCTGGAATACGCGCGGCGCGAGGGGATCTATCGCCCCGGCAAATCGAACCCGCCGCCGGCGGCGATGCAGCTGGAGCTGTTCGCCGGGGAGCTCACGCGGAGCGCCGGGATGGCGCGGCGCTTCGAGGATTGA
- a CDS encoding L,D-transpeptidase produces MVIRRAGTVAVLGLSAALVLGFLRASAAPGLMQEEDRPPPAPPPQDEPAPNPPPPSPDLPQEQPPPAQEPPAVEEPSREQPPPEPPAVARPPRPRKPRNLQEKRDDLKKRIAALAPRGTYLLIDTGVNRLFLMREGKVLREAICSTGSGRFLPDHPRKREWTFDTPKGEFRIQKKVVRPVWIKPDWAFIEEGEDLPKKSSERLAPDELGAYAMDLGDGYLIHGTLYERSLGMSVTHGCVRLGAKDLDAVFHAVKVGTPVYIF; encoded by the coding sequence ATGGTGATCCGGCGCGCTGGCACCGTGGCGGTTCTCGGCCTGAGCGCCGCGCTCGTCCTGGGGTTTCTGCGGGCGTCCGCGGCGCCCGGATTGATGCAGGAGGAGGACCGGCCTCCCCCGGCTCCCCCTCCTCAGGACGAGCCGGCGCCAAACCCGCCCCCCCCATCGCCCGATCTTCCCCAGGAACAGCCGCCGCCGGCCCAGGAGCCCCCCGCGGTCGAAGAGCCTTCGCGCGAGCAGCCTCCTCCCGAGCCGCCCGCCGTCGCGCGCCCGCCCCGGCCCCGCAAGCCGCGAAATCTGCAGGAGAAGCGTGACGATCTGAAGAAACGGATCGCGGCGCTCGCCCCCCGAGGGACGTACCTCCTTATCGACACCGGCGTCAACCGGTTGTTTCTGATGCGCGAGGGCAAGGTCCTGCGCGAGGCGATCTGCTCCACGGGAAGCGGCCGTTTCCTTCCCGACCATCCGCGCAAGCGGGAATGGACGTTCGACACTCCGAAGGGCGAGTTCCGAATCCAGAAGAAGGTCGTCCGGCCGGTCTGGATCAAGCCCGACTGGGCGTTCATCGAGGAGGGGGAGGACCTGCCCAAGAAAAGCTCCGAGCGCCTCGCTCCCGACGAGCTGGGAGCCTACGCCATGGACCTGGGAGACGGCTACCTGATCCACGGAACCCTCTACGAGCGGTCGCTCGGCATGTCGGTGACCCACGGCTGCGTCCGGTTGGGCGCGAAGGATCTCGACGCCGTCTTTCACGCCGTAAAGGTCGGAACTCCGGTCTACATCTTCTGA
- the tdh gene encoding L-threonine 3-dehydrogenase encodes MSQETMGAVVKSRASAGAEWKQVPVPQVGPEDILIEVKAASICGTDLHIYQWDEWASQRIHIPQVMGHETAGEVVETGKEVTTVKVGDYVSVETHITCGTCYPCRVGRAEVCSNVKIVGVDTDGSFARYLKLPARCAWKNDRSLPPEIAALQEPLGNAVDTVMAEDVSGKTVVVLGAGPVGLLAMGVARASGASVIFATDISDYRLGLAKKMGATHTFNPKRDRVVEAVMDLTRGDGVDVVIEMSGNPDALAQGFKVLAPGGRLSLLGLSHGPVRIDLNNAVILKGARIYGITGRKIFTTWYKSSRLLTSGILDLNPLLTHRLPVTQFAAAMDLMQKGECGKIALLPAA; translated from the coding sequence ATGAGCCAGGAAACGATGGGAGCGGTGGTCAAGTCGCGCGCTTCCGCCGGCGCGGAATGGAAGCAGGTCCCGGTCCCGCAGGTCGGCCCCGAGGACATCCTGATCGAGGTCAAGGCGGCTTCCATCTGCGGAACCGATCTGCACATCTATCAATGGGACGAATGGGCGAGCCAGCGGATACACATCCCCCAGGTGATGGGGCACGAAACCGCAGGCGAGGTCGTGGAGACCGGGAAGGAAGTCACCACTGTCAAAGTGGGGGATTACGTCTCGGTCGAAACCCACATCACGTGCGGAACCTGCTATCCCTGCCGCGTGGGGCGCGCGGAGGTCTGCAGCAACGTCAAGATCGTCGGGGTGGACACCGACGGATCGTTCGCCCGCTATCTGAAGCTTCCCGCCCGGTGCGCCTGGAAGAACGACCGCTCTCTGCCGCCCGAGATCGCCGCGCTTCAGGAACCGCTGGGCAACGCCGTGGACACCGTGATGGCGGAGGACGTCTCGGGGAAGACGGTGGTGGTCCTCGGCGCGGGGCCGGTGGGCCTGCTCGCCATGGGCGTGGCGCGCGCCTCGGGCGCCTCGGTCATTTTCGCCACCGACATCTCCGACTACCGCCTCGGCCTCGCGAAGAAGATGGGGGCGACGCACACGTTCAACCCCAAGCGCGACCGTGTCGTGGAAGCGGTGATGGATCTGACGCGGGGAGACGGCGTGGACGTGGTGATCGAGATGTCGGGGAACCCCGACGCGCTGGCTCAGGGGTTCAAGGTTCTGGCTCCCGGAGGGCGCCTGTCGCTCCTGGGGCTGTCGCACGGGCCGGTGCGGATCGACCTGAACAATGCCGTGATCCTCAAGGGGGCCCGCATCTACGGAATCACGGGACGCAAGATCTTCACGACCTGGTACAAATCGTCCCGCCTGCTGACCTCCGGGATCCTGGACTTGAACCCCCTTTTGACCCACCGCCTTCCCGTCACGCAGTTCGCCGCGGCCATGGACCTCATGCAGAAGGGGGAATGCGGAAAGATCGCGCTGCTTCCCGCGGCGTGA